CGGGCCTGATCGTCGCCGACGGCCCCACCGACCTGGTCAGGAAGCGGGCCGCGGGCCGAACCGTGCGAGCGTCGGTAGCCGCCGAACACATGAGTTCTGTGGTCTCGGAGCTGCGAGCCCGAGCCGGTGTGCGTTCGGTCAGCACCGAAGGCGATCGGGTGGTTGTCGACACCACCGAATCAGACCTGATCGCCCGACGCCTGCTCGACCTGGGCGGATTCGACCTCGAGATCGAACCGGCGTCGCTCGAACGAGCATTCCTGGAACTGACGAACCGATGACCCCATCCCAGACAGCAACCCCAATGCCGCCCGCCGCAGCAACGAACGCGGCTTCGCCTAGGAGCTTCCCGATGAACCTGACCTACTATCGACTCGAAATGCGCCGGTTGAGGCGCGACTACGTCACCATGTTTTTCACGGCGGGCCTTCCCGCATTTCTGTACCTGATCTTCGGCGCGTCGCCCGAATACGGTGACGACCCCGTTCGCGACGGCAACGTCGCCATGTGGATCATGATCGCGATGGCCGCCTACGGAGCTGTGTCTGCCACCACCGGCATCGGCGGAATGGCCGCCGTCGAGAGGATGCAGGGTTGGGGCCGCCAGTTGGGTCTGACGCCGATGACCGACGCCGGCTACGTGGCGGTGAAAGCTGCGACGGCCCTCACCGTGGCTGTCGTGCCGATCGTGTTGGTCTATACGGTCGGGGCGCTCACCGGCGCGTCAGCTCCTTTGTCGGTCTGGGTGGTGTCGGCCGCCGTTCTGATCGTGGGTGCCATTACCTTCGCTCTTTATGGCCTTTCTTTCGGGCTTGCCTTTCGATCCGAGGCGGCCGTCAGCGCAGCAGGGGGTTCGCTGGTGATCCTCGCCTTCCTTGGCAACATCTTCATCCCGCTGAACGGCTGGCAGCTCGCCGTGGCGAAGTTCACGCCCCTGTATGGCTATGTGTCTCTGGCCAGACGGGCGCTGACCGGAGGCGCCACGATCGATCCCGACACCGGTGACCTGATCGCGGTGCCTCTCTGGCAACCGCTGACCAACGTGGTCGTGTGGACGGTGGTGTTCGCCGTGGCCGCCACGCTGCTGGTCGCGAGGGGCCGGGCTCGCCAATGAGTGGCGTGGCCCAACCGGCAGCCGCTCACGGCTGGATCGCCCGGCACGGTTGGCTGATGGCTGCCGTGTGGCTGGTGTTCCTTGCCTTTCCGGTGCTGACCGTCGTCTCCGACGACACCGGACGGCCCACCAAAATCGCTGCGATCGCCCTGATGGCGCTGTTCAGCGTTGTGTACGTCGACGGGTTTCGGCGACAGGGCGAGCGAGAAAGCCAAGCGCTGAGCGACACAAACCGACTGAGCTACGACTGGGTCGCGGACGGGTCCAGCGGGGCAGCTCACTTCGCCGTGATGATCGCGCTGGCCGTGGTCACCTACGCAGTCGCCGGGCACGCGGCGCTGGGGATGACCCCATACGTCGTGGCGCTTGCGGTGTTCCACTTCACCTGGCCCATGGCATGGGCGGTCGCTGTCGCAGGAGTGGTGGTCAACCTGGCGGTTCCGGCGGCGACGGGCGATCTCGACGTCTTGTGGTTCTATGCGATCATCGCCGCCTCGGTTGGTGCTTCGACGCTGCTGATTCGGGCCGTCGAGACCAACCAGTTCGAGCAGGCTCAGCTGCGGACCAGGCTGGCGCTCAGCGACGAGCGCGGTCGCGTGGCGCGCGACGTACACGACGTGCTCGGGCACAGCCTCACCGCCATGATTCTGAAGACCGAGCTGTGCCGCCGCCTTCTGGACGGCGTCGAAGCTGAAGACCAGGCCCAACGCGCACGGCTGGACGCGTGCCGAGCTCAGCTCGAAGAGCTCGAGTCCGTAGGGCGCAGCGCGCTGGCCGAGATCCGCTCGACCGTCGGCGGGCTCCGAGCTGCCGATCTCGCCGACGAGCTGACGGTGGCCCGCAGCGTGCTGGGCGACGCAGGAGTCGAGCTGGGGGTGGTGGGAACCCCTGGCGATGTCGACGAGCGCATGCGGTCTGTGGCCGGATGGGTTGTTCGCGAGGCGGTGACCAATGTGGTTCGCCACGCGCGGGCCAGCCGTTGTGTCATCGAGCTGCGACCATCCGAGGTGGTGGTGCTCAGGATCACCGACGACGGTGTCGGGCTGGGGGAGTCTGCGCGTGGCAACGGCTTGAGGGGCTTGGACGAGCGGGTCGCCTCGTACGGCGCAGAATTGCGGGTCGCCCCTGCCCAACCAGGTGATGGTTCGCTAGACGGCCACGGGACGAAGATCGAGGTGCTCCGATGACAGCCATCCGCCTGCTGCTGGCCGACGACCAAGCCCTGGTTCGCGGAGCTCTGGCGGCCCTGTTGGGGTTGGAGCCAGACCTCGAGGTCGTGGCCCAGGTGGGTCGCGGCGACGAGGTGGTGCAGGCGGCGATCGACAACGACGTGCACGTTGCACTTCTGGACATCGAGATGCCCGGCATGAGCGGCATCGACGCAGCCGCCCGGCTGGCCGCCGAGTACCCAGCGGCCCGCAGCCTGATCGTCACCACGTTCGGTCGTCCTGGGTATCTGCGCCGGGCCCTCGAGGCCGGGGCTTCGGGTTTTGTGGTCAAAGACACTCCAGCGCCCCAGCTGGCAGACGCTGTGCGCCGAGTGCACGGTGGCCTGCGGGTGGTCGACCCCGAACTGGCCACCGAATCACTGATCGAGGGAATGAACCCGCTCAGCCAGCGAGAGCAAGAGGTTCTGACCCTGGTTCTCGACGGCATGCCGGTTTCAGACATCGCCAACAGACTGAGCCTGTCGGTCGGCACGGTCCGCAACTATCTGTCGACCGCGGCCGGCAAGACCCATGCGCGATCCAGTGCCGAGGCCGCAATCACGGCGCGCGATCGCGGGTGGCTCTAGCCTGCGTCGCGATGCACTTCGACGACGCAACCAGGGCCGTTCGATCGGGTGAAGCGCCCATGACCGTGGCCCGCCGACTGGTCGCGCACATGACACCGCAAGAGCGTCTCTGGTGCCTCGACGGCGACGGTCCGATATGGGCCGGCCTCGAGTTCATGGGGCAGGGCGGGTACTACAAAGACACTTTCAGCGCCGCTGTCGTCGAGCGCGTGGGGCTTGGCGGTGTGCACTTCGCCGACGGCCCCAGGGGATGCGTGGTCGGCAACTCGACCGCGTTTGCGGTGTCGATGGCCCGAGGAGCCACCTGGGACCCAGACCTGGAAGAACGTGTGGGCGAGGTGATCGGGCGCGAACTGCGCGCGGCGGGGGCCAACCTGACGGGCGCCGTTTGTGTGAACCTGCTGCGACATCCCGCATGGGGAAGGGCGCAGGAGACCTACGGAGAAGACCCGCATCACGTCGCAGAGATGGGAGCGGCGTTCACCCGCGGGCTGCAGCGAAACGTGATGGCGTGTGTCAAACACTTCGCCTGCAACTCGATGGAGAACGCCCGGTTCAGTGTCGACGTCAGCGTCGACGAGGTCGCGCTGCACGAGGTGTACCTGCCCCACTTCAGGCGGATAGTGCAAGAGGGTGTCGCCGCGGTGATGACCGCGTACAACTCGGTCAACGGCCAGTGGTGCGGCGAGAACCAGCACCTGATCGCCGATGTGCTGCGAGGCGAATGGGGTTTCGAGGGCTTTGTCATCAGCGACTGGATCTTCGGGCTCAGGGATGCCGCCAAGTCGTTGTCGGCGGGGCTGGACATCGAGATGCCGTATCGCATGATTCGGTACCCGAACCTTCCCCTCGCCCTCGAAGCGGGCGAGGTCAGCTGGGCCGAGGTCGACGAGGCCGTGGCGCGGGTCGTGGCGACCTTGCTCCGATTCGGCGATCTGTTGGCGGCGGATGCGCCGTCGCTGACCGTCGTCGGCTCCGACCCTCACCGCCGACTGGCGCGCGACGTGGCAGGCCGTTCGATCGTGTTGTTGCGCAACGAGCCCGTGGGTGGCGCTCGGGTGTTGCCGATGCAAACCGACTTGTCGCTGGCCGTCCTGGGGCACCTCGCCGACAGCGTGAATCTGGGCGATGGCGGATCCAGTGATGTTTGGGACACCGACTGCCACACAGCCTTGGCCGGCCTGACCGAGCGCTACTCGTCGGTCGCCCACGACGATGGTAGCGACCTCGACAGGGCCTCGGCGGTGGCCCGAGGCGCAGACGCCGCTGTGGTGGTGGTCGGCTACACCTATCTGGACGAGGGTGAGTACATCGGGCGCACAGACCCGTCCCTGGGTGCTCTCTTCCCAGCCGGCGACGAACCCGAAGTGGCCGACCGGTTCGCCCGACGTATCTCGCAACTGGCGCCGGTCGAGACGCCCGATTGGCGACGTCGGCCGCGTGGGTTTGCCGTTGGAGGCGACCGGTCGAGTCTGCGCCTGCACGAAGCCGACGTGGCGCTGATTCGGGCGGTAGTGGCGGCAAATCCCCGAACCGTGGTGGTGATCCAGGCGGGCAGCGCGGTGATCGTCGACGAGTGGGCATCCAGCGTTCCAGCGATCGTCCAGTCGTGGTACGGCGGATGTCGTGCAGGGGAAGGGCTGGCCGATGTGTTGTGCGGCGATGTGAACCCCTCGGGCCGGCTCGCTTTCAGCGTTCCGACCGACGAATCGCACCTGCCCGCATTCGACGCCGCAGCGACCGAGTTCGTGTACGACCGTTGGCACGGTTGGTGGCACCTGGCCCGGCATGGCCATCAACCCCGTTTCGCGTTCGGATTCGGGCTGTCGTACACCAGCTTTGAAATCGTCGACTCGCATGTCCAGCGCGGTGCCGATGGCCTGGTGGTGCGGGCGCGGGTTGCCAACACGGGCGCTCGCGACGGCGCCGACGTCGTGCAGGTGTACGCCGAACTGCCGGCGGCCGACCGCCCACCGCGCCTGGTGGGCTTTGCTCGCGTGGAAGTGCCTGCCGCCGGCGAGGCCGAGGTCGAGGTAGAGGTGCCGTTCGACAGGCTGGCCCTTCGCGATCCGTTGGCCGGTGCATGGGTACAACCCAACGGACGGCACATCATCTGCGTTGCTCGCAATGCCGCGGATGGTGCTGCACATCTGCACCACGTCGATATCTGAACCGACTCGCTCGCTGCCCGCACCGGGCGGGCCCGCTCAGGACGAGGCGTCGTGGTGGCGCGGGTCTTGTCGATAGATGCCGCGCAACCCCTCGTAGAGCCGGGGCCTGGCCGCGGCCAGATGCGCAGGGCGGCAGAAGAACACCTCGGTTGCCACCGCGAAGAACTCCGACCGGTTGCTCCAGGCGTAGGCGCGAAGAGGCTCGTCTTCGAGGGGCTCGCCCAGGTACTGGTCATCCAGCAGGGTCTTCCAGTGCGAGGCTTCGGCACCACGAAGTGGAGGCTCGCCGTCGCTGAAACCGCCGGCCATGTCGATCTTGTGTGTCATCTCGTGGATGACGACATTGCGGCCGCGATCTGGACGTCGGCTGTCGACGATGGCCTCGCTCCACGCGACACAAACCGGGGTCGAGTTGGGGCCGGTGCGTCCCGCAACCCGCATCGGCGAGTCGGAGAACACGCCGCCAGCGGGCCCGGCTCGGCGTGCTGTCACGGTGGTGGGCGACGATGTCACGATGATCGATCCGACGTTGCGGTAGAGCCACGTGTCCAGCGCCAGCACCGGTATGGCGGCGTTGGCTGCCACCGTCACCAGCACCTCAGGAGACAGGTCGACCGTGCCCACCGCCTCCCATCGTTTGGTTTCGATCAGCTCGAGGGTGATGTCTTGCAGCCTGGGTGCCAGGTCGACCTCGAGGCGCGACGCCAGGGCGACGTTCGTGTTGATGATGGCGCTGCACTGGTCTGGTGAAACAGCCGGTCGGCGGCGTCGGCCAAACATCGGGGTCCGTCGACCCGTCAGCCCGGCTCGGTGTATTCGCAGTGAACAGAGTGGACCTCACCGCTGAATACGAACGGCCGCTCGTGCATGTAGTCCAACGCCACGGGCGAACCGAGGTCCTTGCCCACGTCGAAGGTCTCGGAGAAGCTGAACATCGCCGGCATCGTCTTGGGCACGCGGGCCTGAGCCACCAGTTCCCCGTCGAGGTGCAGCCGGATGTCTGCGGGGCATCGGGCACGCCCGCCGTCGGAAACGAACTCGACGATGGCCGTGTGCTCGCCAGGGTTCATCGCGCCGGCAGCCACCGCCTTGGTGCGGTAGATACCGCCCGCGTTGTACTCGGCGCGCAGCACCCCGTTCTGGACATAGACGGTGAAGCCGCCGGTGACACCGCCCACGCAGAACAACACACCCTCGTCGTGCGGGCCACCGGTGAACGAGATGGTCGATCTGGATGAGGTGCCGCTGGTGAACTTGGGCGCCATCGACTCGGCGATGCGATCGTCGTCGCCGCCGAAGTTCCACGAGCGGATGGGCGTGGACCTCATCAGGTCGGGCCGATACACCGAAGACAGCAGGCCCGCACCAATCGGGAACACGTGGTTGGCCTCGGCATGGCGGTCGAACATCTCGCGCAGTTCTGCCAGCTTGGCCGGGTGTGTCTCGGCCAGGTCGCGAGCCTGGCTGAAGTCGTTGGTGAGGTCGTACAGCTCCCACTGGTCCTGGTCGGGGTCCCAGTCTTTGAGGCGGCTGTAGCTGCTGTCCCAGGGGTTGCGTGGCCCGAAGGCTCCGGCAAACCAGCCTTCGTGATAGACGCCGCGGCTGCCCATGATCTCGAAGTACTGGGTTTGGCGGCCCGTCCCTGCGTTGGCGTCGTGGAACGAACGGGCCATCGAAACGCCGTCGATGGGGTCTTGGTCGGCCCCGTAGAACGAGCCCGGAGCTTCTATACCCACGACGTCGTAGATGGTGGCGGCAATGTCTATGACGTGGTGGAACTGGCTCCGCGGCACCGGATCGGGTGCGAACCCCTTGGGCCACGACACCGCGAGTGGTGTGCGGGTGCCACCGAAGTGGGCGGCCACGAGCTTGGTCGACTTGAAGGGCGTCTCGCCGGCCCAGGCCCAGCCCGCGTGATACATGGGGTCAGATACCGCAGATCCCAGGCTGTCGAGCCCGCCGTAGTCGCGGTCGAGTACCTCGGTCTGTTCAGCTGGCATCACCCGAAAACCGTTGTGGCACAAGATCTCCGAGATCGTGCCGAACAGCCCCTCGGCCGAAGCCCCGTTGTCGGAGTTGATGTAGAAGACGAGCGTGTTGTCGAGTTCGCCCATGCGCTCGAGCTCGTCGAGCACCTTGCCGTATTGGCGGTCTGTGTGTTCGAGGAAGCCCGCATAGACCTCCATCAGACGGGTCTGGAAGCGCCGCTCGGCCTCGGGCACATTCTCCCAGCGCTGCATGGTGGGGTTGATGGGTGTCAGCTCGGCGTCGTCGGGAATCCAGCCAAGCGCCCGCTGGCGTTCGTAGGTCTGTTCGCGCAGCGCCTCCCAGCCATCGTCGAACGCCCCGGCGTACTTGTCGGCCCACTCGGTCGGTACGTGGTGGGGCCCATGAACCGCTCCGGGCGTGAAGTACAGGAACACCGGCGCCTCGGGCCGCGTGTTGCGCTGTCTCCTGAGGTAGTCGATGGCGCGGGCGGCCATGTCTTCGGTCAGGTGATAGTCGGGGTCGTGCGGGGGTTCTATCGGAGTGGTGTTCTCGAACAGCCTCGGCTCGTACTGTGACGTCTCGGCGGCCATGAAGCCGTAGAAGTAGTCAAAGCCCATGCCCGTGGGCCAACGGTCGAACGGCCCGGTGCGGTTGACCTCGTTGGCGGGAGTGTTGTGCCACTTGCCGAACGCCGCGGTGGCGTAGCCGTATTCGCCCAGCACCTGGGCCACGGTGGCTGCACCGGCGGGGATCTCGCCGATGTAGCCGTCGAAATCGGTCGAATACTCGGGTATCTGCCCGAACCCGACAGCGTGGTGGTTGCGGCCGGTCAGGACACATGCCCGCGTCGGCGAACACATCGCAGTGGTGTGGAACCGGTTGTAGGCAACCCCCGAACGCCATACCCGCTCCATAGTGGGCATCTCGACCGGGCCGCCGTAACACGTTGCGTTGGAATAGCCGGCGTCGTCGGTCATGAAGATGACCACGTTCGGTGCATCCTCGCGCAGGCGCCTGGCCTCGCTGCGCCAATGATGCTCGGAGTCGAGAAGTGTGCGACCCGCTGTGCTGGACGACGTCGGCGGCGGAAACGGCAACGAGGGACCGGTGGGGGAGTTTGCTTTGACCACGGGGCGATCCTAGGTGCACGGCCC
Above is a genomic segment from Acidimicrobiales bacterium containing:
- a CDS encoding ABC transporter permease, translated to MNLTYYRLEMRRLRRDYVTMFFTAGLPAFLYLIFGASPEYGDDPVRDGNVAMWIMIAMAAYGAVSATTGIGGMAAVERMQGWGRQLGLTPMTDAGYVAVKAATALTVAVVPIVLVYTVGALTGASAPLSVWVVSAAVLIVGAITFALYGLSFGLAFRSEAAVSAAGGSLVILAFLGNIFIPLNGWQLAVAKFTPLYGYVSLARRALTGGATIDPDTGDLIAVPLWQPLTNVVVWTVVFAVAATLLVARGRARQ
- a CDS encoding histidine kinase: MAQPAAAHGWIARHGWLMAAVWLVFLAFPVLTVVSDDTGRPTKIAAIALMALFSVVYVDGFRRQGERESQALSDTNRLSYDWVADGSSGAAHFAVMIALAVVTYAVAGHAALGMTPYVVALAVFHFTWPMAWAVAVAGVVVNLAVPAATGDLDVLWFYAIIAASVGASTLLIRAVETNQFEQAQLRTRLALSDERGRVARDVHDVLGHSLTAMILKTELCRRLLDGVEAEDQAQRARLDACRAQLEELESVGRSALAEIRSTVGGLRAADLADELTVARSVLGDAGVELGVVGTPGDVDERMRSVAGWVVREAVTNVVRHARASRCVIELRPSEVVVLRITDDGVGLGESARGNGLRGLDERVASYGAELRVAPAQPGDGSLDGHGTKIEVLR
- a CDS encoding response regulator transcription factor, encoding MTAIRLLLADDQALVRGALAALLGLEPDLEVVAQVGRGDEVVQAAIDNDVHVALLDIEMPGMSGIDAAARLAAEYPAARSLIVTTFGRPGYLRRALEAGASGFVVKDTPAPQLADAVRRVHGGLRVVDPELATESLIEGMNPLSQREQEVLTLVLDGMPVSDIANRLSLSVGTVRNYLSTAAGKTHARSSAEAAITARDRGWL
- a CDS encoding glycoside hydrolase family 3 N-terminal domain-containing protein; amino-acid sequence: MHFDDATRAVRSGEAPMTVARRLVAHMTPQERLWCLDGDGPIWAGLEFMGQGGYYKDTFSAAVVERVGLGGVHFADGPRGCVVGNSTAFAVSMARGATWDPDLEERVGEVIGRELRAAGANLTGAVCVNLLRHPAWGRAQETYGEDPHHVAEMGAAFTRGLQRNVMACVKHFACNSMENARFSVDVSVDEVALHEVYLPHFRRIVQEGVAAVMTAYNSVNGQWCGENQHLIADVLRGEWGFEGFVISDWIFGLRDAAKSLSAGLDIEMPYRMIRYPNLPLALEAGEVSWAEVDEAVARVVATLLRFGDLLAADAPSLTVVGSDPHRRLARDVAGRSIVLLRNEPVGGARVLPMQTDLSLAVLGHLADSVNLGDGGSSDVWDTDCHTALAGLTERYSSVAHDDGSDLDRASAVARGADAAVVVVGYTYLDEGEYIGRTDPSLGALFPAGDEPEVADRFARRISQLAPVETPDWRRRPRGFAVGGDRSSLRLHEADVALIRAVVAANPRTVVVIQAGSAVIVDEWASSVPAIVQSWYGGCRAGEGLADVLCGDVNPSGRLAFSVPTDESHLPAFDAAATEFVYDRWHGWWHLARHGHQPRFAFGFGLSYTSFEIVDSHVQRGADGLVVRARVANTGARDGADVVQVYAELPAADRPPRLVGFARVEVPAAGEAEVEVEVPFDRLALRDPLAGAWVQPNGRHIICVARNAADGAAHLHHVDI
- a CDS encoding M90 family metallopeptidase is translated as MFGRRRRPAVSPDQCSAIINTNVALASRLEVDLAPRLQDITLELIETKRWEAVGTVDLSPEVLVTVAANAAIPVLALDTWLYRNVGSIIVTSSPTTVTARRAGPAGGVFSDSPMRVAGRTGPNSTPVCVAWSEAIVDSRRPDRGRNVVIHEMTHKIDMAGGFSDGEPPLRGAEASHWKTLLDDQYLGEPLEDEPLRAYAWSNRSEFFAVATEVFFCRPAHLAAARPRLYEGLRGIYRQDPRHHDASS
- a CDS encoding arylsulfatase, whose amino-acid sequence is MVKANSPTGPSLPFPPPTSSSTAGRTLLDSEHHWRSEARRLREDAPNVVIFMTDDAGYSNATCYGGPVEMPTMERVWRSGVAYNRFHTTAMCSPTRACVLTGRNHHAVGFGQIPEYSTDFDGYIGEIPAGAATVAQVLGEYGYATAAFGKWHNTPANEVNRTGPFDRWPTGMGFDYFYGFMAAETSQYEPRLFENTTPIEPPHDPDYHLTEDMAARAIDYLRRQRNTRPEAPVFLYFTPGAVHGPHHVPTEWADKYAGAFDDGWEALREQTYERQRALGWIPDDAELTPINPTMQRWENVPEAERRFQTRLMEVYAGFLEHTDRQYGKVLDELERMGELDNTLVFYINSDNGASAEGLFGTISEILCHNGFRVMPAEQTEVLDRDYGGLDSLGSAVSDPMYHAGWAWAGETPFKSTKLVAAHFGGTRTPLAVSWPKGFAPDPVPRSQFHHVIDIAATIYDVVGIEAPGSFYGADQDPIDGVSMARSFHDANAGTGRQTQYFEIMGSRGVYHEGWFAGAFGPRNPWDSSYSRLKDWDPDQDQWELYDLTNDFSQARDLAETHPAKLAELREMFDRHAEANHVFPIGAGLLSSVYRPDLMRSTPIRSWNFGGDDDRIAESMAPKFTSGTSSRSTISFTGGPHDEGVLFCVGGVTGGFTVYVQNGVLRAEYNAGGIYRTKAVAAGAMNPGEHTAIVEFVSDGGRARCPADIRLHLDGELVAQARVPKTMPAMFSFSETFDVGKDLGSPVALDYMHERPFVFSGEVHSVHCEYTEPG